CTTCACCATTAAAATTGGAATCAGCTCTGCCTTCTAATCCATATATTAAATATTTAGTGTAAATTCCATAACCAGATTTTGGATCTTCAAAACTGGAATACCCTACTTTTGTTGAATAAAACACAGAGATAATTTCTGAGTCTTTAAAACTTGTACCCTCTAAGTATTTTCTGCCAACTTCCCCTCTTCCATCTTCAGGATTTCTACAAGCATCGATAAAAAAAACCACTCGTTTGAGATTAAACTTTCTAGTGAGTTCAATTAAATGTTCAACTGCAATCCCGGTCTCAAATGGTTTTTGGGGATTTGCATCTTCTGGCAAAAGATAGACTTTATCATTATAATCAACAACACCATGGCCAGAAAAATAAAAAACGAAAAGATCTTCCGGATTGGTTTCTTCTAATATTGATTCCAGTTGCGTTAGGATATTATATTTAGTAGGTATGGAACTTACAGAACCTTCCTGAACTAAAGTTTGGATACGATTATAGGATCCATAACTGAACAAAATTTTGGTCATCCCAAGCGCATCATTTTTTGCCGTTTTTAAATTGGCTAGGGACAAGTCCTTATATTCACTAACGCCAACAACAAATGCGAATCTTTTCCCACCTGGCTCGGCTTTCAAAAGACTTGGCATCGCAATCATTAAGAATATTAGAATTTTTGATTTCATTAAAATTGTTTATTCTGATGCCAGTTCTTTTGCTTGGTTTTCCAAACTTGATGTATTATCATCCATTTTTCTAGCATTTATCACAACTTTTCGATTTATTTCTTCCATTTGGTGAACAACTGCAACCATTTGTTCTTTATCTTTATCTAAAACTTTCGATTCCTGATCCAATACTTTGGAAATCGATTCGATTAAATCCAGAGCTTCCAATACTTCATTGTTTATATCTTTTTGTGAATTGATTTTGGAAGTCGCTGTTTTCATCACATCACTTAGTAGATCATATTTAGATTGAAGGGTTTCAGTTTGATTTAAGGCAGTGGAAGCGAGTTCAGTTCCTTCCTGAATATAACGATTTGATGTTGTAATAATTTTTTTAATCTTCGTTGCATTTTCATTCGAATTTTCTGCTAGTTTTGCAACCTCTTGTGCAACTACTGCAAAACCTCGACCATGTTCTCCAGCCCTTGCAGCTTCGATCGATGCATTTAATGCCAATAAATTTGTACGATCTGCAATTTCTGCCATGATATCGTTCACTTCACTTACTTCCTTTTGAGAAATATTGACGGAACGTAATCTTTCTTCTAAATTTTTTACAGTATCCGATAGTACATTACTCCTATCTTGGAAATCACTCATATTGGAATTGAGATCTTCCACAACTTTCCCGATTTCAGCGATACTCAACTTTAACGTATCCGATTTATGATTGAGTAATGTTATTTGAGAATGTTGTTTTCCAATATTCTCAACAGAAGTTTGTATACTCTCTGAAAACGAAGAAACAAATTCTGTAAGATCTCGAATCGATACATCTTGAGATTCTATTTGAAAATTAAAATCGTTTGTAAGTTCACGAATACTTTTGAGTGTATTAAATAATTCTGCACCAATTCTTTTTAAATCTTGGTTTAGAGTGTTTGCATTTTCTCTTTCTAATTCAGCAAGTTTATGCTTTTCTTCTGATTCGTTTTTGATTTCATTCAATAAATTCAAAACAGTAGAAGTGAGGTAACCAAAACAAATTAGAAATAAAATTTTAAATACTTCATTCGAAATTGCGACCGTACCTTTTTCACTTTGTAATCCTTCTGCTTCTTTAAATGAAACACCTTGTCCATAACCAATGATTAATATTATTACTAAACAAAAAGCTGAGTAATAAGTGCTAGTGAGTAAGGTTCGTTTCGAAAATAAAAATGCAGAGTATACAACATAAAAATAATACAAAACGTATAAGGTTGGTGACTTAATTAAATCGGCAGCGACTGTACTTCCACCCATGAGTCCAGATGCAGTGACAGCAAATAATACGGTGATATCCAAAACGATGAATAACTTCGGGAAAAATGCGTTGAGTCTACCAATTTTAAATAAATATGCCTGCAAACCTCCGTAGAGAAACATACAAGTGATTCCGACCAAATAACTTGTGGTTTGAAGGGTTGTGGATGTTTTGAACGATCCTAAAGTCGCGATGATATAAAATCCTGCGAGTAAAAACCTCACTCGATTGACATAAACTGGGCCTAACTCTAACCAATTTTTTTTCGTTTGAATCGATTCTGAGGATCTTTTCGACATAGGATGATCCTTTAAGATTCAAAGTGATTGGAAAGTGATTTTCTTTTTTTAGTGAATGGAAAAAGAAACTCAGTTGACAAATT
The Leptospira levettii genome window above contains:
- a CDS encoding caspase family protein, with the protein product MKSKILIFLMIAMPSLLKAEPGGKRFAFVVGVSEYKDLSLANLKTAKNDALGMTKILFSYGSYNRIQTLVQEGSVSSIPTKYNILTQLESILEETNPEDLFVFYFSGHGVVDYNDKVYLLPEDANPQKPFETGIAVEHLIELTRKFNLKRVVFFIDACRNPEDGRGEVGRKYLEGTSFKDSEIISVFYSTKVGYSSFEDPKSGYGIYTKYLIYGLEGRADSNFNGEVTYSELSNYVIQSMKDWTKENQKLQKPYTKEYAEKAEDTILTYAVNPETSLADAPLFNPYNPTYAFRSFLIPGWGQYARGQEEKGKIYMSIFAFGVLYAGYQYNQFQSDKHAYESAIGIPPNPRIAETVVLNYYLIEPHRQQMETSRTNLSHALTALLFIWSANVFDFYLLGPNPKEKSGVFLDLDLENQGYMGINRVGKLGYAIRF
- a CDS encoding methyl-accepting chemotaxis protein, with product MSKRSSESIQTKKNWLELGPVYVNRVRFLLAGFYIIATLGSFKTSTTLQTTSYLVGITCMFLYGGLQAYLFKIGRLNAFFPKLFIVLDITVLFAVTASGLMGGSTVAADLIKSPTLYVLYYFYVVYSAFLFSKRTLLTSTYYSAFCLVIILIIGYGQGVSFKEAEGLQSEKGTVAISNEVFKILFLICFGYLTSTVLNLLNEIKNESEEKHKLAELERENANTLNQDLKRIGAELFNTLKSIRELTNDFNFQIESQDVSIRDLTEFVSSFSESIQTSVENIGKQHSQITLLNHKSDTLKLSIAEIGKVVEDLNSNMSDFQDRSNVLSDTVKNLEERLRSVNISQKEVSEVNDIMAEIADRTNLLALNASIEAARAGEHGRGFAVVAQEVAKLAENSNENATKIKKIITTSNRYIQEGTELASTALNQTETLQSKYDLLSDVMKTATSKINSQKDINNEVLEALDLIESISKVLDQESKVLDKDKEQMVAVVHQMEEINRKVVINARKMDDNTSSLENQAKELASE